From Salinirubellus salinus, the proteins below share one genomic window:
- a CDS encoding 3-isopropylmalate dehydratase large subunit, with protein MAAGTMAQQILASHTDATSVSPGEHVTVEPDWVLAHDLSTYPVKGRMAQLGYDRVAHPENVVIVFDHHVPSASEVISDHMNEVEAWVREQGIEHFHPAGSGICHNVLVEEGYSVPGALMLGADSHTTSHGAYGAYATGIGHTDCAEVLGSGELWLRVPETKKLVVENTLPEGTTAKDLGLAIMGRLTAKGAIYDAIEYHGEGVEALAMYERRTLSNLAVELGAVTGMVPPDDTTEAYLEGRALLDYEPVVPREDAEYAAEVHLDASEVVPLLATPSQVDNISTVESNAGVHVDQVFVGSCNNSSYEDLAAFAGLLAGEQVAPGTDLVVVPGSKQALLRLNEEGLSNDIVEAGGIISPPGCGPCFGAHGGILGEGDVCLGTMNRNFPGRMGPGEIYLGSPETAAATAIYGEITDPREVR; from the coding sequence ATGGCTGCTGGTACCATGGCCCAGCAGATACTGGCGTCGCACACGGACGCAACGTCGGTATCACCGGGCGAACACGTCACCGTCGAGCCCGACTGGGTGCTCGCACACGACCTCTCGACCTACCCCGTCAAGGGGCGGATGGCACAGCTCGGGTACGACCGGGTCGCCCACCCCGAGAACGTCGTCATCGTCTTCGACCACCACGTCCCCTCCGCGAGCGAGGTCATCTCCGACCACATGAACGAGGTGGAGGCGTGGGTCCGCGAGCAGGGCATCGAGCACTTCCACCCCGCCGGGTCGGGCATCTGTCACAACGTGCTGGTCGAGGAGGGGTACTCGGTCCCCGGTGCGCTCATGCTCGGCGCGGACTCCCACACGACGAGCCACGGCGCCTACGGGGCGTACGCCACGGGCATCGGCCACACCGACTGCGCCGAGGTGCTCGGCTCGGGTGAACTCTGGTTGCGCGTCCCCGAGACCAAGAAGCTCGTCGTCGAGAACACCCTGCCCGAGGGGACCACCGCGAAGGACCTCGGCCTCGCCATCATGGGCCGGCTGACGGCGAAGGGGGCCATCTACGACGCGATCGAGTACCACGGCGAGGGCGTCGAGGCGCTGGCGATGTACGAGCGTCGCACGCTCTCGAACCTCGCGGTCGAACTCGGTGCGGTGACGGGGATGGTCCCCCCGGACGACACCACCGAGGCGTACCTCGAGGGTCGGGCCCTGCTCGACTACGAGCCGGTCGTCCCCCGCGAGGACGCCGAGTACGCCGCCGAGGTCCACCTCGACGCGAGCGAGGTCGTGCCGCTGCTGGCGACGCCGTCGCAGGTCGACAACATCAGCACCGTCGAGTCGAACGCCGGCGTCCACGTCGACCAGGTGTTCGTCGGCAGCTGCAACAACAGCTCCTACGAGGACCTCGCGGCGTTCGCCGGCCTCCTGGCCGGCGAGCAGGTCGCCCCCGGTACCGACCTCGTCGTCGTCCCCGGGAGCAAGCAGGCACTCCTCCGGCTGAACGAGGAGGGGCTGTCCAACGACATTGTCGAGGCGGGCGGCATCATCTCGCCGCCCGGCTGTGGTCCCTGTTTCGGCGCCCACGGCGGCATCCTCGGCGAGGGCGACGTCTGCCTCGGGACGATGAACCGGAACTTCCCCGGCCGGATGGGGCCCGGAGAGATCTACCTCGGGAGCCCGGAGACGGCCGCCGCGACGGCCATCTACGGCGAGATCACCGACCCCCGAGAGGTACGATGA
- a CDS encoding 3-isopropylmalate dehydratase small subunit has product MMERTGRVHVLPADVDTDQIIPGEYLTTVPDEELGEYALRGYDPEFAERVEPGDVIVAGGNFGLGSSRESAAVALKNAGIGAVVAESFARIFYRNAVNVGLPIATVPGITDHVSAGDTLRVDVAEGEVENVTTGETFTFSPLPPDLLEILDAGGLVALRQRQNRSDS; this is encoded by the coding sequence ATGATGGAGCGAACGGGCCGCGTCCACGTCCTCCCGGCCGACGTGGACACCGACCAGATCATCCCCGGCGAGTACCTGACGACCGTCCCCGACGAGGAACTCGGAGAGTACGCCCTGCGCGGCTACGACCCCGAGTTCGCCGAGCGCGTCGAACCGGGCGACGTCATCGTCGCAGGTGGCAACTTCGGGCTCGGCTCCTCGCGGGAGTCCGCGGCCGTGGCGCTGAAGAACGCCGGTATCGGGGCCGTCGTCGCCGAGTCGTTCGCCCGCATCTTCTACCGCAACGCCGTCAACGTCGGCCTCCCCATCGCCACGGTCCCCGGCATCACCGACCACGTCTCGGCGGGCGACACGCTCCGCGTCGACGTCGCCGAGGGCGAGGTCGAGAACGTCACGACCGGCGAGACGTTCACGTTCAGTCCCCTCCCTCCCGACCTGCTCGAGATCCTCGACGCGGGCGGACTGGTCGCGCTCCGACAGCGCCAGAACCGGTCGGACTCGTGA
- a CDS encoding isocitrate lyase/PEP mutase family protein, with product MRLADRIADDELLMVHGAWDALTARMAEQAGAEAVYMSGSCVSSSTHGGPDIGLTTMTEMARRARQMAGAIDVPLVADGDTGYGNALNVRRTVREYERAGVSAIQLEDQDFPKKCGHFEGKRVVEAPEFAAKVEAATEARESDEFLVVARTDALAVHGVEEAIRRARLYREAGADVLFVEAPTDVETMREVTTAVEGPHLANMAAKGKTPPLSREELTGAGYDVAIYPSDAFKAALHTIRHVYETVISEGSQASVLDEMVEWGERDDITLLHEWTAFERAADEREDAYAERYAKLD from the coding sequence ATGCGACTCGCAGACCGCATCGCGGACGACGAGCTACTGATGGTACACGGCGCCTGGGACGCGCTCACCGCGCGGATGGCCGAGCAGGCCGGGGCGGAGGCCGTCTACATGTCCGGTTCGTGTGTCTCCTCCTCGACACACGGAGGGCCCGACATCGGGCTGACGACGATGACCGAGATGGCGCGACGCGCCCGACAGATGGCCGGGGCCATCGACGTGCCGCTGGTGGCGGACGGCGACACCGGCTACGGCAACGCCCTGAACGTCCGGCGCACGGTACGGGAGTACGAGCGAGCGGGCGTCTCGGCCATCCAGCTGGAGGACCAGGACTTCCCCAAGAAGTGCGGGCACTTCGAGGGGAAACGCGTGGTCGAGGCCCCGGAGTTCGCCGCGAAGGTCGAGGCCGCCACCGAGGCGCGGGAGAGCGACGAGTTCCTCGTCGTCGCCCGCACCGACGCCCTCGCGGTCCACGGCGTCGAGGAGGCCATCCGCCGCGCTCGACTCTACCGGGAGGCGGGCGCGGACGTGCTGTTCGTGGAGGCCCCGACCGACGTCGAGACGATGCGCGAGGTCACCACCGCGGTCGAGGGGCCACACCTCGCGAACATGGCGGCGAAGGGGAAGACGCCGCCGCTGTCCCGCGAGGAACTCACCGGGGCGGGCTACGACGTGGCCATCTACCCGTCGGACGCGTTCAAGGCCGCGCTCCACACCATCCGGCACGTCTACGAGACCGTGATCTCGGAGGGGAGTCAGGCGTCGGTGTTGGACGAGATGGTCGAGTGGGGCGAGCGTGACGACATCACGCTGCTCCACGAGTGGACCGCCTTCGAACGAGCGGCCGACGAGCGCGAGGACGCGTACGCGGAGCGGTACGCGAAACTGGACTGA
- a CDS encoding SDR family oxidoreductase, whose product MTGDLDGRVAVVTGGASGIGRDICLAFAREGASAVVVADRQRAPREGGSPTDERLADETDAAAAFVECDVTDPEALDTAVGTADEFGGVDVMVNNAGVFVLADFLETTEAEFDRAMDVNAKGAFFGAQAAARRMDEGSVINLSSTAGLYGVGDYVAYCASKGAVRLMTYAMADALGPAVRVNAIHPGVVESEMTRSDSKVIGTARGDAFEERIPLRRFGQPEDVAEAAVYLASDRSAYVTGHSLVVDGGIHTTG is encoded by the coding sequence ATGACGGGCGACCTCGACGGCAGGGTCGCGGTCGTCACCGGCGGGGCGAGCGGCATCGGCCGGGATATCTGTCTCGCGTTCGCCCGCGAAGGTGCGAGCGCGGTGGTCGTCGCCGACCGCCAGCGCGCCCCCCGCGAGGGTGGCTCGCCGACGGACGAACGGCTCGCCGACGAGACCGACGCGGCCGCGGCGTTCGTCGAGTGCGACGTCACCGACCCCGAGGCGCTCGATACCGCCGTCGGCACGGCCGACGAGTTTGGCGGCGTCGACGTGATGGTCAACAACGCCGGCGTGTTCGTCCTCGCCGACTTCCTCGAGACGACCGAGGCGGAGTTCGACCGGGCGATGGACGTGAACGCGAAGGGGGCGTTCTTCGGCGCACAGGCCGCGGCCAGACGCATGGACGAGGGGAGTGTCATCAACCTCTCCAGTACCGCCGGCCTGTACGGCGTCGGCGACTACGTCGCGTACTGCGCGTCGAAGGGCGCGGTCCGGCTGATGACGTACGCGATGGCCGACGCGCTCGGTCCGGCCGTCAGGGTGAACGCCATCCACCCCGGCGTCGTCGAGTCCGAGATGACGCGGTCGGACTCGAAGGTCATCGGCACCGCGCGGGGCGACGCCTTCGAGGAACGCATCCCGCTCAGACGGTTCGGACAGCCCGAGGACGTCGCCGAGGCGGCCGTCTACCTCGCCAGCGACCGGTCGGCGTACGTCACCGGCCACTCGCTGGTGGTCGACGGCGGCATCCACACGACCGGATAG
- a CDS encoding LLM class flavin-dependent oxidoreductase, whose protein sequence is MTSERTALSIGLLDDLGVVREAERLGYESIWTGEGQGKTAFGKLERWATATDEIGLGASIVNVYSRTPAVLAQATATLDAHSDGRASLGLGVAHPGVVEGFHGVPFERPLPRMAEYIGLVRRYLAGVDEPFEGEFFSPERTRFWEAFEPVRSTVPIYNAALGPGNVRLTGEYADGWLPYLYPVDRFREAMGWLREGAERAGRSVDDVDVAMYLLTSVDEDADAAYRAAAHHVVQYLRHIPGYYEGIAREAGYDDEVDAAQAADTDADAVDELSEGFVESVGVVGTPDDVRAQLDELRDAGLDLPIVRAPMSADEDGLRDTMAALAPEGS, encoded by the coding sequence GTGACCAGTGAACGCACCGCGCTCTCTATCGGGCTGCTGGACGACCTCGGAGTCGTCCGTGAGGCAGAGCGGCTCGGCTACGAGAGCATCTGGACCGGCGAAGGACAGGGCAAGACCGCGTTCGGGAAACTGGAGCGGTGGGCGACCGCCACCGACGAGATCGGCCTCGGTGCGTCCATCGTGAACGTCTACTCCCGGACGCCCGCCGTGCTCGCGCAGGCGACGGCGACGCTCGATGCGCACTCCGACGGCCGGGCCAGCCTCGGGCTCGGCGTGGCGCACCCGGGTGTCGTCGAGGGCTTCCACGGCGTCCCGTTCGAGCGACCCCTCCCCCGGATGGCCGAGTACATCGGGCTCGTCCGCCGGTACCTAGCCGGCGTGGACGAACCGTTCGAGGGCGAGTTCTTCTCGCCCGAGCGGACGAGGTTCTGGGAGGCGTTCGAGCCGGTCCGCTCGACGGTCCCCATCTACAACGCCGCGCTCGGCCCGGGCAACGTCCGCCTGACGGGCGAGTACGCCGATGGCTGGCTCCCGTACCTCTACCCCGTCGACCGCTTCCGCGAGGCGATGGGGTGGCTCCGCGAGGGTGCCGAGCGGGCCGGCCGGTCGGTCGACGACGTGGACGTGGCGATGTACCTGCTCACGTCGGTCGACGAGGACGCCGACGCGGCCTATCGTGCCGCGGCCCACCACGTCGTCCAGTACCTCCGGCACATCCCCGGCTACTACGAGGGCATCGCCCGCGAGGCGGGCTACGACGACGAGGTGGACGCCGCACAGGCCGCCGACACCGACGCCGACGCCGTGGACGAGCTCTCCGAGGGATTCGTCGAGAGCGTCGGCGTCGTGGGGACCCCCGACGACGTCCGGGCCCAGCTCGACGAGCTCCGGGACGCGGGACTCGACCTCCCCATCGTCCGCGCCCCGATGAGCGCCGACGAGGACGGCCTGCGGGACACGATGGCCGCGCTCGCGCCGGAGGGGTCATGA